In Pseudobdellovibrionaceae bacterium, the following proteins share a genomic window:
- a CDS encoding DUF1592 domain-containing protein, protein MRRLYDATTRMPWLVFSVLFGFISLGFNNCSEPFRAKSLGSSAPSSMQVLGLKTVSDLKFYTRLTKGEYRYVTRDLLDGMSAGTISDMDNVINGFTENLYDGSYKNHTLVNTYPNIEKDQFEFARKLAGYFVSSNLFKRLCPAAGSCADSLLQNLLPRMWKKSLSTQEQANLKNFYNSYTTADRDFYFLFRVFASPFFHYKIFNANEGDPLKRSFKIGNLLSYYITGSYPDDELQNDIEAGKLVDEQVIRDHVERLLQASPVRFAEMFVLQWLKVSTLMSSTTKYKNVFVSDIMLEPALIFAQLMGDGDYISSLMELKYNVVNPGLAGLYGISGITSGWSRGQGTKTLFGTAFMSYLTADHDTDNPNPIRRGSYVVNYLLCKDIQFPTSAIQEKVDEVVNNAPMDLSPPARMAYFRGFPACASCHDQFDHHGLALEEIGVFGATRTKYYTGHDVVATGRVEGIQFNNSLEFVGKLARSEAFNTCFASQVYNYITSSPYTQGFNAIEKSDVKPAIAGKSIRQVVAEMVVRGLGGL, encoded by the coding sequence GTGCGGCGGTTGTATGATGCGACCACTCGGATGCCTTGGCTGGTTTTCTCTGTGTTGTTTGGGTTTATTTCTTTAGGGTTTAACAACTGCAGTGAACCGTTTCGAGCCAAGTCATTAGGTAGTTCAGCACCCAGTTCCATGCAGGTTCTCGGTCTAAAGACAGTGAGCGATTTGAAATTCTACACTCGCTTAACTAAGGGCGAATACCGATATGTGACACGGGATCTCCTTGACGGTATGAGTGCGGGAACGATCTCTGATATGGATAACGTCATCAACGGATTTACTGAGAATCTCTATGATGGCTCATACAAGAACCACACCTTGGTGAATACTTACCCCAATATTGAAAAGGATCAGTTCGAGTTTGCCCGTAAGCTGGCGGGCTATTTTGTTTCCTCTAATCTTTTCAAACGCCTGTGTCCGGCAGCGGGCTCCTGCGCAGACTCTTTGTTGCAAAATCTTTTGCCACGCATGTGGAAGAAGTCCTTGAGTACACAGGAACAGGCTAATCTGAAGAACTTTTACAACTCCTATACGACGGCTGACCGAGATTTTTATTTTCTATTCCGTGTCTTCGCATCCCCCTTCTTTCACTACAAGATTTTTAATGCCAATGAAGGAGATCCGTTGAAGCGCAGTTTTAAGATTGGCAACTTACTTTCTTATTATATCACCGGCTCCTATCCGGATGATGAATTACAGAATGATATCGAAGCAGGAAAGCTCGTTGATGAGCAGGTTATCCGTGATCATGTCGAGCGCCTGCTTCAGGCTTCCCCGGTGCGCTTTGCAGAGATGTTTGTCCTTCAATGGCTCAAGGTCAGCACCTTGATGTCATCAACAACAAAATATAAAAATGTATTTGTGTCAGACATCATGCTGGAGCCGGCTCTGATCTTTGCTCAACTGATGGGTGACGGAGACTACATATCCTCGTTAATGGAGCTCAAATACAACGTGGTTAATCCGGGGTTAGCCGGTCTATATGGAATTTCGGGGATCACTAGCGGATGGTCCCGAGGGCAGGGGACCAAAACCTTGTTCGGAACAGCTTTTATGTCCTATCTGACGGCCGACCACGACACCGACAATCCCAACCCCATTCGCCGTGGTTCTTATGTGGTGAATTATCTGTTGTGTAAGGATATTCAATTTCCCACCAGTGCGATTCAGGAAAAAGTCGACGAAGTCGTGAACAACGCCCCTATGGACCTGTCTCCTCCGGCGCGCATGGCATATTTTCGAGGTTTTCCCGCCTGTGCTAGTTGCCATGACCAATTTGATCACCACGGCCTGGCTCTAGAGGAAATTGGTGTCTTTGGCGCAACACGCACAAAATACTACACCGGACATGACGTGGTGGCGACGGGTCGGGTGGAAGGCATACAATTCAACAACTCCCTGGAATTTGTCGGCAAACTGGCTCGCAGTGAGGCCTTTAACACCTGCTTTGCCAGCCAGGTTTACAATTACATCACATCCAGTCCCTATACTCAGGGGTTTAATGCCATCGAGAAGTCGGACGTAAAACCAGCGATAGCAGGTAAATCTATCAGGCAGGTGGTTGCCGAGATGGTGGTCCGCGGATTGGGAGGGCTTTAA
- a CDS encoding right-handed parallel beta-helix repeat-containing protein, whose product MRRILGTYIWGTMILAVILLGCSGEFQARNSLRLGSEETLSPLPGDPSFKREIKVTTVEELTSALALAEPGDDIIIGPGSYEIEGNVMIARAGTSEEPIRLRAAMAGDALLEMNPGSSPTEGFVVRAPYWILENLVIRGSCIPGDHSKCENAVHIRGEADHLIVRNNTMTEFNSMIRGSGSGVSGSPYKFANDVLLANNRLYNSSARDTSGNVNFIDVSGGARWTFRRNFLYDFSKNLGDKTSYGISLRGNSRDAVFESNLVACSRYLASGTRVGLSLGGDGLSLSQSCENMNCSTEHTNGTVRNNIVIGCSDAGIYLNKANNTLVIQNTLVGTEGIHVRDSEATARVINNLVSGSIWASNKGGIIMNTGNQIREGEDLFNNYLAGDFKLTQKGESDMDTTTRDPAALHDYCGQVRTATTEVGAIEYGTATSSSCLDELLGFYQAF is encoded by the coding sequence ATGAGACGGATTTTAGGTACTTATATCTGGGGGACTATGATTCTGGCAGTCATATTGCTTGGCTGCAGTGGGGAATTTCAGGCCCGCAACAGCCTGCGCCTTGGCTCAGAGGAAACACTTTCTCCCCTGCCGGGGGATCCAAGTTTTAAACGTGAAATCAAAGTGACGACGGTGGAAGAACTCACCAGTGCTCTGGCTCTTGCTGAGCCAGGGGACGACATCATCATCGGTCCCGGAAGTTATGAGATCGAAGGCAACGTGATGATTGCGAGGGCCGGGACATCAGAGGAGCCCATTCGTCTACGGGCAGCTATGGCCGGCGATGCACTTTTGGAAATGAACCCAGGTTCGTCACCGACGGAAGGCTTTGTTGTTCGCGCTCCTTACTGGATCTTGGAAAATCTGGTGATCCGTGGTTCCTGTATTCCGGGAGACCATAGCAAGTGCGAAAACGCGGTCCATATTCGAGGTGAGGCCGATCACCTTATTGTACGCAATAACACCATGACAGAATTCAATTCTATGATTCGTGGTAGCGGCTCTGGGGTCAGTGGGTCACCATACAAATTTGCCAACGATGTGTTGCTGGCCAATAACCGGCTATACAACTCATCAGCGCGGGACACTTCTGGCAATGTCAATTTCATCGATGTCAGTGGCGGGGCACGTTGGACTTTTCGCCGCAACTTTCTCTATGATTTTTCCAAGAATTTGGGAGATAAGACCAGCTACGGAATATCCTTGCGGGGGAACTCCCGAGATGCCGTCTTTGAGTCCAATCTCGTGGCTTGCTCCCGATACCTGGCCAGTGGCACTCGCGTTGGACTTTCTCTCGGCGGTGACGGGCTCTCTCTCTCTCAATCCTGTGAAAACATGAACTGTTCAACGGAGCATACTAACGGTACTGTCCGCAATAACATTGTGATCGGCTGTAGTGACGCGGGCATTTATCTTAACAAGGCCAATAATACTTTGGTGATTCAAAATACCTTGGTTGGCACTGAGGGAATTCATGTTCGGGACTCAGAAGCGACCGCTCGGGTGATCAACAACCTTGTCTCTGGTTCGATTTGGGCAAGCAACAAGGGAGGCATCATCATGAATACGGGTAATCAGATTCGAGAAGGGGAAGACCTGTTTAACAATTATCTGGCTGGGGACTTTAAACTCACGCAAAAAGGTGAGTCGGATATGGATACCACCACCCGCGATCCGGCGGCCCTTCATGACTATTGTGGGCAGGTAAGAACAGCAACCACTGAAGTGGGAGCTATCGAGTACGGGACGGCAACATCGAGCAGCTGTCTTGATGAGCTATTAGGCTTTTATCAGGCCTTCTAG
- a CDS encoding endonuclease/exonuclease/phosphatase family protein, which translates to MKKFFGLLLLLTLAGCATTNHKAHKGQEPGVVSVMAYNVENLFDTVHDPNRNDWAYLPLDFKKKSSEHRQACEEQGTRYLQSCLNMDWSNEILERKMQRLADVILQVNDGRGPDILMMEEVENERVLKRLRDGYLKKANYQTLVLIEGPDKRGIDVALMSRLPQAEPAQLHVIPFKGKSEKDQEWMEKSRGILQTNLRLPDGETLTIFGVHFPSPSNPQYWREQAIDHLIKLKNKLPAGRMYMAGGDFNIAAEEEAKAGQYRTRLAKDFQISHLIGCKGCRGTNYYHTKRSWSFLDALVFSKEMSQSGSAGWYIEPDSIYIPTESKYQVNRWLSPARFESHGPVGVSDHWPIMGWLRPKKKPPAQAAH; encoded by the coding sequence GTGAAAAAATTTTTTGGACTGCTTCTCCTATTGACCCTGGCGGGCTGCGCCACAACGAATCACAAGGCTCACAAGGGCCAAGAGCCAGGCGTGGTATCCGTCATGGCCTACAACGTGGAAAACCTATTCGATACTGTCCATGATCCTAATCGCAATGATTGGGCCTATTTGCCACTGGATTTCAAAAAGAAATCGTCCGAGCATCGCCAGGCCTGTGAGGAACAAGGAACCAGATATCTTCAGTCCTGTTTAAACATGGATTGGTCAAATGAGATTCTTGAGCGCAAAATGCAACGCCTGGCGGATGTCATCTTGCAGGTCAATGATGGGCGGGGTCCCGATATTCTTATGATGGAAGAAGTGGAAAATGAAAGGGTCCTGAAACGCTTGCGTGACGGCTATTTGAAAAAGGCCAACTATCAAACGCTGGTATTAATCGAGGGGCCCGACAAGAGGGGGATTGATGTAGCTCTGATGTCGCGCCTCCCCCAAGCCGAGCCGGCCCAGCTCCACGTTATTCCCTTTAAAGGCAAAAGCGAAAAAGACCAGGAGTGGATGGAGAAAAGTCGTGGCATACTACAAACTAATCTTAGACTCCCTGATGGGGAAACCCTCACCATATTTGGAGTCCATTTCCCATCACCCTCTAACCCCCAGTACTGGCGAGAACAGGCCATTGATCATTTGATTAAGCTTAAGAATAAACTGCCTGCCGGCAGGATGTATATGGCGGGCGGCGACTTCAATATTGCCGCCGAGGAAGAAGCCAAGGCTGGACAATACCGTACCCGCCTAGCAAAGGACTTTCAAATTTCTCATTTGATTGGCTGTAAGGGCTGTCGCGGGACAAACTACTATCACACCAAGAGATCCTGGTCCTTCCTAGACGCCCTGGTCTTTTCAAAGGAGATGTCACAAAGTGGATCGGCTGGCTGGTACATTGAGCCTGACTCCATTTACATTCCCACTGAGAGCAAGTACCAAGTCAATCGTTGGTTGTCGCCAGCACGCTTTGAATCACACGGCCCCGTTGGCGTCAGCGACCACTGGCCCATCATGGGCTGGCTGAGGCCCAAAAAGAAGCCCCCAGCACAAGCAGCCCATTAG
- a CDS encoding DUF1552 domain-containing protein — protein sequence MTHKIDRRQFLVGMGLLKTLGPIQLLSLLGKLDQAYAASDRKYLITIRTIFDFWDKSRTNFNNDLGPLKSYQSQMTIATGLGAMGDGSEYHNGKQKRYATACRPGNRDNTTYGGGAFNGKSFDVVVGQHLRSQHKSKVDVLVLGAFPYSSLQTTFETISFANKSQYIRPEYDMNRVLNNIKGDSKVCGSQPVNQTPELLGKENKVIDQVMLDISRTQAGLDTETKEQLQSLESKFAGVKATNEQKIQDAVDFAATCIKIRENPLSHSYSRGATVASKFDPQLRAMNHRAALALKLNYARSVTLNYNFSGHGQGGVRGYHDHTHPGGFTRSPTTEERNALYEISAFQVQMFAHLLKELADMGILNETLIVYSPHERPTHDHRDVPIVAYGANRKGTFAVSNRYNHDVGRDVLSHFSVPNAGSFGGETARGGILA from the coding sequence ATGACTCACAAAATAGATCGACGTCAGTTTTTGGTGGGCATGGGATTACTAAAAACCTTAGGCCCCATACAATTGCTCAGTCTCCTGGGTAAGCTGGACCAGGCCTATGCGGCCAGTGATCGCAAGTATTTGATCACCATTCGCACAATCTTTGACTTCTGGGACAAGAGCCGGACCAATTTTAACAACGACCTGGGGCCATTGAAGAGCTATCAGTCGCAAATGACCATCGCCACTGGTTTGGGTGCCATGGGTGATGGCAGTGAATACCACAATGGTAAGCAAAAGCGCTATGCGACCGCTTGTCGCCCTGGAAACCGCGACAACACCACCTACGGAGGAGGAGCTTTTAACGGCAAGTCCTTTGACGTGGTGGTTGGCCAGCACCTCAGGAGTCAGCACAAATCAAAGGTAGATGTCCTTGTGCTGGGGGCCTTTCCTTACTCGAGTCTGCAAACCACCTTTGAAACCATTTCCTTCGCTAACAAGAGTCAATACATTAGGCCCGAGTATGACATGAATCGTGTTCTCAACAACATCAAAGGAGACTCCAAGGTATGCGGCAGTCAGCCGGTCAATCAGACTCCTGAGCTGTTGGGAAAGGAAAATAAGGTTATCGATCAGGTGATGTTGGATATCAGCCGAACCCAGGCAGGATTAGATACAGAAACCAAGGAACAGCTACAATCTTTGGAGTCCAAGTTTGCCGGTGTTAAAGCGACCAATGAACAGAAGATTCAGGATGCGGTGGACTTTGCTGCCACATGTATCAAGATTCGTGAGAACCCGCTGTCCCACTCCTACTCGCGTGGGGCGACCGTGGCTTCCAAATTTGATCCTCAATTGAGGGCAATGAATCATCGTGCGGCCCTGGCTCTCAAACTTAACTACGCCCGATCGGTGACGCTCAATTACAATTTTAGCGGCCATGGTCAGGGTGGAGTTCGTGGATATCATGATCACACTCACCCCGGGGGATTCACACGCTCGCCAACGACAGAGGAAAGAAATGCCCTCTATGAGATTTCGGCCTTCCAGGTGCAGATGTTTGCCCACTTATTGAAGGAGCTTGCGGATATGGGCATCCTCAATGAAACCTTGATCGTCTATTCTCCACACGAGAGACCCACTCACGATCATCGGGATGTCCCCATTGTTGCCTATGGAGCAAATCGAAAGGGAACCTTTGCGGTTTCAAATCGCTATAATCACGATGTGGGTCGAGACGTGCTCTCTCACTTCAGCGTGCCCAACGCCGGAAGCTTCGGAGGAGAGACCGCACGCGGTGGTATTCTCGCCTAA
- a CDS encoding DUF4360 domain-containing protein, with the protein MKKTTRRKQQIQSRNQSVASASKLGRWLLAGVMAFGLLQSATADVQLGDVDVAGNGCPGGDNVYVFHSQYSGRLIVVFWEYELDQSKSSSRILRQACSAAIPFSLPPGERLVLESPAMGGYFDMDAETSLQTKMEAFFAGNSSPEVKGTIETTDSGETSRYYFRDDNIQVVSQCGEEGILRLNTSLLLKGKGGTSKANVKTAAVTLKTEPCSIN; encoded by the coding sequence ATGAAAAAAACAACTCGTCGCAAGCAACAAATTCAATCCAGGAATCAGTCAGTCGCCTCAGCATCCAAGTTAGGGCGTTGGCTCTTGGCCGGAGTTATGGCCTTTGGACTTCTCCAGTCAGCAACGGCCGATGTGCAATTGGGTGATGTGGATGTGGCTGGTAACGGCTGTCCCGGCGGCGACAATGTCTATGTCTTCCACAGCCAGTATTCAGGACGCTTGATTGTTGTCTTTTGGGAATACGAGCTCGATCAATCCAAGTCTTCGTCCCGGATTTTGCGCCAGGCCTGCTCGGCAGCTATTCCTTTCTCTCTTCCACCTGGGGAAAGATTGGTCCTGGAGTCTCCGGCCATGGGTGGCTACTTCGATATGGATGCCGAAACATCTTTGCAGACAAAAATGGAAGCCTTTTTCGCCGGCAACTCAAGTCCTGAGGTTAAAGGAACCATCGAAACCACCGATTCTGGTGAGACCAGTCGCTACTACTTTCGTGACGACAATATTCAAGTGGTCTCCCAGTGTGGTGAAGAAGGAATCTTGCGCCTAAACACCTCGCTCCTGTTAAAGGGAAAAGGTGGCACATCCAAAGCGAATGTCAAAACCGCAGCGGTCACGCTTAAGACTGAACCCTGCAGTATCAATTAG
- a CDS encoding tetratricopeptide repeat protein: MKTTKNVLPENCPQCGSPQLDRENPFGKIECQNCYWLADISDYAVGPESNWRTLGKGIYLSTLVGLTLFMGIQLVLWQKFSLEVSWILVKRITRQADVEDWLDMGAICNSLEKFECSVHAFSQVIGKQPRNRQALANLAIANCQLGDWKQAQRFFEAYFSLGGEAFDTMFWYARTLSRLGEKERGLEWYYKTLTQKADFLEAATELVDHLMTLERYEEALAFIAHLTGGHPERDVYWGQKVVSVNAFMQGHESKRKEELLEDFKVPSLNGDNYFLPIWTEDRGNVQFVLVDEGQNDVIFPRHAVDVRLIEKVMEKKDLKTDDEVNAVEIPRLRVGPWWLEDVRVSLCDDCQMRMGRGLLNQLNMKEWERFGVDFLVFSR, from the coding sequence GTGAAAACCACTAAGAATGTTCTTCCTGAGAACTGTCCGCAGTGCGGTAGTCCCCAGCTAGATCGAGAAAATCCCTTTGGTAAAATTGAGTGCCAAAACTGCTATTGGCTGGCGGATATCAGTGACTATGCGGTCGGGCCGGAGAGTAACTGGCGTACATTGGGGAAAGGAATTTATCTTTCTACCTTAGTGGGATTGACCTTATTTATGGGTATCCAGTTGGTGCTTTGGCAGAAGTTTTCACTTGAGGTTTCCTGGATTCTCGTCAAGCGGATCACCCGCCAGGCAGATGTGGAAGACTGGTTGGATATGGGCGCAATCTGCAACTCCCTGGAGAAGTTTGAATGTTCTGTACATGCCTTTTCCCAAGTGATTGGCAAGCAGCCACGCAACCGGCAGGCCCTGGCAAATTTGGCCATTGCCAATTGTCAACTGGGGGATTGGAAGCAGGCGCAACGATTTTTCGAGGCCTACTTTTCATTAGGCGGTGAGGCCTTTGATACCATGTTTTGGTACGCTCGAACCCTTAGCCGGTTGGGTGAAAAAGAGCGCGGTCTGGAGTGGTACTACAAGACGCTGACCCAAAAAGCAGACTTTCTTGAAGCGGCAACGGAGCTTGTTGACCATCTCATGACGTTGGAAAGATATGAGGAAGCCCTCGCCTTTATTGCTCACCTTACCGGGGGCCATCCTGAGCGTGATGTCTATTGGGGGCAAAAGGTGGTGAGTGTTAATGCCTTCATGCAGGGACATGAAAGCAAACGAAAAGAGGAGCTATTGGAGGATTTCAAGGTTCCATCCTTGAATGGAGATAACTACTTTTTACCAATTTGGACAGAGGACCGAGGTAATGTCCAATTTGTTTTGGTGGATGAAGGCCAAAATGATGTGATCTTTCCCCGCCATGCGGTTGATGTTCGGTTGATCGAGAAGGTTATGGAAAAGAAGGATCTCAAGACAGACGATGAGGTGAACGCAGTGGAGATTCCCCGTTTGCGGGTAGGACCCTGGTGGCTGGAGGACGTGCGGGTATCCCTGTGTGATGACTGCCAGATGCGAATGGGTAGAGGGTTACTCAATCAGTTGAATATGAAGGAATGGGAACGCTTTGGTGTTGATTTTTTGGTTTTTTCCAGATGA
- a CDS encoding chalcone isomerase family protein — protein sequence MFWLKTIVSLVAMISLTAQAGEMYGVKMDEGMKVGEKALVLNGMALRKVRKFGIPIKVYIAGLYLEAKTDDSDKILGAPAIKHLEMEFVRTVEKEKITNAWDEAVFKGCVEDCSNYKGPLKEFNAFMGEMRKGQRISVTFYPDKVEVNQVGRTPKKGTIESAAFSKNLLAIFIGPKMFSKEVKESLLGKGEKEDKGDEK from the coding sequence ATGTTTTGGTTGAAAACGATCGTAAGTTTGGTTGCAATGATTTCTCTGACTGCACAGGCCGGTGAAATGTACGGTGTTAAGATGGATGAGGGAATGAAGGTCGGAGAAAAGGCTCTAGTCCTCAACGGCATGGCTCTGCGTAAGGTTCGCAAATTTGGCATCCCAATTAAGGTTTATATTGCCGGACTTTACCTTGAAGCCAAGACGGATGATTCGGATAAGATCTTGGGTGCCCCAGCTATAAAGCATTTGGAAATGGAGTTTGTGCGAACTGTTGAAAAAGAGAAAATCACCAATGCTTGGGACGAGGCCGTCTTTAAGGGCTGTGTGGAAGATTGCAGCAACTACAAAGGTCCACTGAAAGAATTCAATGCCTTTATGGGTGAAATGCGCAAGGGCCAAAGGATCTCCGTGACCTTCTATCCTGACAAGGTCGAAGTCAACCAGGTGGGTCGAACTCCAAAGAAGGGCACCATCGAGAGTGCGGCTTTTTCCAAGAATCTTCTGGCCATTTTTATAGGCCCCAAGATGTTCAGCAAAGAGGTGAAAGAATCATTGCTGGGCAAGGGAGAAAAAGAGGATAAAGGGGACGAAAAGTAG
- a CDS encoding acyl-CoA dehydrogenase family protein gives MTDFFQDPPAFSNTYQEDRLLQAFIKWRMPAEFYSMVNEDLMSLGNKACGEFLDLAREAQRDLPEHIPFGAWGHRQDQLKMSQAWDKLHRISAEEGMVAIGYAREQGSWSRLYQFAKLYLFHPSSAFYTCPLAMADGAARVMEVYASSSVRDRFYPRLTTRDPNQFWTSGQWMSEKTGGSDVGRTETIAKETGNGNFELHGTKWFCSATTSKMALGLGRPEGAVPGSKGLSLFAMEVFDQEGNFDRVRVLRLKDKMGTKALPTAELELHGIPAVMVGNPGQGVKTVATMLNITRMYNSICAVGQCARIFQIARDFSRRREAFGQVLREHSLHVDTLADFYAWWSLGTVLTLELAHLLGRDETGDASEGEKAVLRLLTPVVKLYTGKLAVAFTSELLECFGGAGYMEDTEIPILFRDAQVFPIWEGTTNVLSLDVLRVLRNPENLELYFVEIQEKLKKVTGLKEERAWVEKALMNLQSHVAWMKSASEDEVQAGARSLAWTLGQIFAAATLLEMAEGVSDPGLKNWVALLARRLKSRPLAPLTTPTTEEIKAGEDLIMF, from the coding sequence ATGACGGATTTTTTTCAAGACCCACCCGCATTTTCCAATACCTATCAGGAAGACCGCCTGCTTCAGGCTTTTATCAAATGGAGAATGCCGGCAGAGTTTTATTCAATGGTGAACGAGGACCTCATGTCCCTGGGTAACAAGGCCTGTGGCGAATTTCTTGACCTGGCTCGGGAGGCGCAGCGGGACCTGCCTGAGCACATTCCCTTCGGAGCCTGGGGGCATCGGCAGGACCAACTTAAGATGTCTCAAGCCTGGGACAAACTCCATCGCATCTCAGCTGAAGAAGGCATGGTGGCCATTGGCTATGCTCGTGAACAGGGCTCTTGGTCCCGGCTCTATCAGTTTGCTAAGCTCTATTTGTTTCATCCAAGTTCAGCTTTTTACACCTGCCCCCTGGCGATGGCCGACGGGGCTGCCCGGGTGATGGAGGTCTACGCCTCTTCATCAGTCAGAGATCGGTTTTATCCCCGATTGACCACTCGTGACCCAAATCAGTTTTGGACTTCGGGTCAATGGATGTCGGAGAAGACCGGAGGCAGCGATGTGGGACGTACAGAAACCATTGCTAAGGAAACTGGGAATGGAAACTTTGAGCTACACGGTACCAAATGGTTTTGTTCGGCAACCACCAGCAAGATGGCCTTGGGCTTGGGTCGCCCTGAAGGTGCGGTCCCTGGGAGCAAAGGATTAAGTCTTTTTGCCATGGAAGTTTTTGACCAGGAGGGCAATTTTGATCGTGTTCGGGTGTTAAGGTTAAAGGACAAGATGGGCACGAAGGCCCTGCCGACGGCGGAACTTGAGCTTCATGGTATTCCCGCTGTTATGGTTGGCAATCCGGGCCAGGGAGTCAAAACCGTGGCGACCATGCTCAACATCACTCGCATGTACAATTCCATATGTGCCGTTGGTCAGTGTGCGCGGATTTTTCAAATTGCCCGCGATTTTTCCCGGAGACGAGAGGCCTTTGGTCAAGTGCTGCGGGAGCACTCTCTGCATGTGGATACATTGGCCGATTTCTATGCATGGTGGTCTTTGGGAACGGTCTTAACTTTGGAATTGGCTCATTTGTTGGGACGTGACGAAACTGGTGATGCCAGTGAGGGGGAGAAAGCGGTTCTACGTTTACTCACCCCGGTGGTGAAACTCTATACGGGCAAGTTAGCGGTGGCTTTTACCAGTGAGCTGCTGGAGTGCTTTGGTGGAGCCGGCTATATGGAAGACACGGAAATCCCCATACTCTTTCGGGATGCTCAGGTGTTCCCTATTTGGGAGGGTACCACCAACGTATTGAGCCTCGATGTCTTGAGAGTTTTGCGCAATCCTGAAAACTTGGAACTATATTTTGTGGAAATTCAGGAGAAATTGAAGAAGGTGACGGGACTTAAAGAAGAGCGAGCTTGGGTAGAAAAGGCTCTTATGAATTTACAGAGTCACGTGGCCTGGATGAAGTCGGCCAGTGAGGATGAGGTTCAGGCGGGTGCGCGCAGCCTGGCTTGGACGCTGGGACAGATTTTCGCCGCTGCCACTTTGCTGGAAATGGCGGAAGGAGTGTCGGATCCTGGGCTGAAGAATTGGGTTGCACTATTAGCTCGTCGCCTAAAAAGTCGCCCTTTGGCACCGCTCACCACGCCAACGACTGAAGAAATCAAGGCGGGTGAAGACCTGATTATGTTTTAA